One Megamonas hypermegale genomic window carries:
- the hslV gene encoding ATP-dependent protease subunit HslV → MDSFKATTIIAVKKDGKTAIAGDGQVTFGQAAIMKANARKVRRLYNNKVLAGFAGSVADAFTLFEKFEAKLVEYHGNLTRAAVELAKDWRMDRVLRKLEALLLVADENTLLLISGNGEVIEPDGNVAAIGSGGFYALAAGRALVKHSNLSAGEVAKEALTLAADICVYTNHNIIVEELN, encoded by the coding sequence ATGGATAGTTTTAAAGCAACCACTATCATAGCCGTAAAAAAAGATGGTAAAACTGCTATTGCAGGCGATGGACAGGTTACTTTTGGACAGGCTGCTATCATGAAAGCAAATGCTCGTAAAGTTCGTCGTTTATATAATAATAAAGTACTTGCAGGCTTTGCAGGTTCTGTTGCTGATGCATTTACTTTATTTGAAAAATTCGAAGCAAAATTGGTTGAATACCATGGCAATTTAACGCGTGCAGCCGTAGAACTTGCCAAAGATTGGCGTATGGATAGAGTATTGCGTAAATTAGAAGCATTATTGCTCGTAGCAGATGAAAATACATTGTTATTGATTTCTGGTAACGGTGAAGTTATTGAACCAGATGGCAATGTGGCTGCTATAGGTTCTGGCGGTTTTTATGCATTAGCTGCTGGTCGCGCACTTGTTAAACACTCTAATCTCAGTGCTGGAGAAGTTGCTAAAGAAGCACTCACACTTGCTGCAGATATCTGCGTATACACAAATCATAATATTATAGTAGAAGAATTAAATTAA